Within the Fibrobacter sp. genome, the region GCCAGATATCTGATGGAACGTGAGCATAAGAAAATTTTGATCGTGGTTCCGTCGACAAATTTAGTAGAACAATTGTATTCAGATTTTTACAATGATTATGGGTGGGATGACGCTGGCCGCCATTGCACCTTGATTCACAGTACCTCCAAGGATAAGTTATCCAAGAAAGAGTTGGAGGAACTGCGTAAGATGAATATCGGCGAAGAAAAGCTGCTGAAGGACATTACGATTTCTACATGGCAGTCTCTTCAGTATAAGTCTGATGAGTTCTTTTCTGTGTTTACTGCGGTATTGGTTGACGAGGCCCATTCTACAAGGGGTGTAAAGCTTCGTGATATTTTAGCTAAGTGTGTTAATGCGAATGACTTTAAGGTTGGCGTATCCGGTACACTGCCTGATGATGGGATTGATGCTGGATACATTGAATCTCAGCTCGGCCGTAAGGAAGAAATAGTTCGATTGCGTGAGTTGGTGCTTGCCGGAATTTTGACGCCGGTTCAAGTGAATGCGCTGTACATACCTTACCCGCACAAGAACCGTGCAATGATTTGCTCCCAGAAATATGATGATGAGGCTGCTATTGTTAACACTAATAGTTCTCGCCGTGATGTGATGGATATGTTGATTAAAGGTGGCCGTATCAACAAGGAACAGAATACGGTAATCTTGTTCAAGGGTATCCAGAATTTGGAGCTGATGCATGACTTTCTGAAGGAAAAACACCCGGATTTTAATTATAGTGTGATTAAGGGTGAGATCTCTGCGTTGGAACGAGAAAATATCCGTAAGTCGATTGAATATTCGACCGGAAACATTATTCTGGCTACATACGGATGTATGAAGCAGGGTGTGAATATTAAGTTGCTGCATAATCTGGTGATGGCTGATCCTGCTAAATCGGCTTACATGGTGGTGCAGTCTATCGGTCGAATTGTTCGCCCGCATAAGGATAAGAAGATGGCGTTCGTTTATGATTTTGTAGATGACGCATCCTATTATTACATGCCTCGACGAGGCGGTCCGCCGAAGATGAAGACTAACTATATGATCCGACATTTTTTTGAACGTGAGGGGTATTATGCCAAGGATGACATCCCGGTCAATGAAATTCGTTTGGATGGTTTGTATGAGGCATCTATAGATATGACTATGATTGCCGAACGCAAGAAAAAAGCTGCTGATGCGGCTGCTGCTAAGGCTGCTAAGTCTATTAGCAAGAAGAAGAATGGTTTGAAGAAAAAATTTTTCCTGTAGAGTATTATGGCTGGATTAAAGTTAAGAGAACCTGCGATTACGTCGTACCCATATGTCAGCAAGCGTGTGCTTATTGTAGACTGGGCGTCGTTGTCTTATCATCAGATGTTTTCCATGAACACCAAGTCGTCCCAGAAGCGTCTTGGCGTGATGACTGAAGATGAAGAAATGATTGTATGGCGCACAAAGATGTTCAACCGAATGGTTGAATATGTCAAGCTGTTCAATCCACTGCACATTGTATTGTGCTTGGAGGGTAAGGCTGCTTGGCGAAAGGGGTATGTGCGTGATTTTTACAGTGAACATACGAACGTGTATTTTGATAAGACGTCGTATTATGTTCAGAGTTATAATCAGGCGTATCAGGTAACAAAAGTTGCCGATGCTTTTAACGTGGTGAAGATTCCTGTTAAGCAATTTTCTATGTTTGAATCGTTGCGCTGCAAGAAGCTTGGGGAACTCCCGGTTGATAAGCAGAATATGTTGTGGGATATTTCTACGTCAACAGGTACGCCTATTATCCCGTCATACAAGGGCAAGCGCAAGGCGGCTTATTGGCCGTTCATGACCGATAAGCGTACGTGGATGAATTACAAGGATGAGTTCGCTAAAGAACTTGCACCGATGTTCAGGGCCCGTGCGGTAAAATGTGACTGTGCCGAAGGCGACGATATGATTTATGCTTCGGTTCAAAAGTTTGCTGGCGATGCGGATGATGTTATCATA harbors:
- a CDS encoding DEAD/DEAH box helicase family protein: MYIPPKGLVTEHDVRAYAATLKLHNREKGFEIKPYLHQYKLAERALNGRRISLLACTSAGKSLSMCIIARYLMEREHKKILIVVPSTNLVEQLYSDFYNDYGWDDAGRHCTLIHSTSKDKLSKKELEELRKMNIGEEKLLKDITISTWQSLQYKSDEFFSVFTAVLVDEAHSTRGVKLRDILAKCVNANDFKVGVSGTLPDDGIDAGYIESQLGRKEEIVRLRELVLAGILTPVQVNALYIPYPHKNRAMICSQKYDDEAAIVNTNSSRRDVMDMLIKGGRINKEQNTVILFKGIQNLELMHDFLKEKHPDFNYSVIKGEISALERENIRKSIEYSTGNIILATYGCMKQGVNIKLLHNLVMADPAKSAYMVVQSIGRIVRPHKDKKMAFVYDFVDDASYYYMPRRGGPPKMKTNYMIRHFFEREGYYAKDDIPVNEIRLDGLYEASIDMTMIAERKKKAADAAAAKAAKSISKKKNGLKKKFFL